The Aedes albopictus strain Foshan chromosome 2, AalbF5, whole genome shotgun sequence region GAGAACGAAATGGAAATAACTTTATTTGTCTCTCTGGTCTGTTTGCGCTTTAATCCTCCCTCGGCTGATGGAGCGGTCATTATGTGGTCGTCTCAAATGTGATGAAATAAAAGAAAGGCTGCCGCCGCAATCAAGGCGGAAAATGATCAAAAGTCAAATTATCGCCTCACTTAACCCCATATCACGTGAAACGTCCGTCGCCTCGCTGACGGACACGCCACATCAAACGACTTGACAAGTTTTATTTCAACGGTCGATGATTATCGGGCAAGGCTGGTTTATGCTAAACTGGCGAAGCTGTGGGTAAGTTATTCGTGATTCAAGCGTAACATTATTTCAAATTCAGGCCATGAACCGGATAAATTGGTGATATATCGTTGATGATTTTCAAACAAGGTACAAACATACACAATTGGAGGAATAACATAAATTTGAATAAATAAGAAGACCACCAATAATAATACATTCCTAAATTGTAATTACCTCTCAATCTAAAACAACATACTAATGAGTGCTTTTCATATCTCTTCTCTTCCAGTTCGATTCCAAGTCCAGCCCTTTGGCTCTGTTGGCACAAACATGCAGCGCGATAGGATCAGATTCGCCGAACCCGAAACTTCTAGCAAATATAGAAAAAAGTACAAAAAGCAATCGTGACAAGCTATCACCCGGCACGCTGTCAAGTGGTTCTTCAAACGATACTCCAAAGTCGAGTTTCAAGCCATATGAACCGTCTGCAATTACCCGAGAGCAAACGAGGTCTCCGGACGACAATCGTAATGTCAGTGCAAGACACAAATCCCCAAAGCGATCCATCAATCCTCCCAACCATCAACCCCAGAATGGGCGCTGTGAATCCAACCAAAGTGCTGCTTCTTCTCGAGCTTCTCCTTCAAACCACAACCGAAGAACTCCCGGTGGTTCACAACTCCAGCAGGAACGTACCAACAGCCCAAATCGTGCCTCAGCCAAAGATTCTCCGAATACTTTACCGAATAGTTCTGCAGAACCAATAACATCCAAAGGCCCTATGGAGACTACAAGCAAGGATCTTAGCAATAGTAGCGAAAGCTCTGTTAGAGCATCCTCTTCGGCTCCATCTTCTACGACGGTTGGTCCCCCATACTACTCCAGTTATGGTAGCTACCCTATGGATCTTATGACAGCTAGTGCGCTAATGTCCCCGCACCATCAAATGCTCAAAGCAGCTGCCATGAATCCATACTTTAATTACGCGAAGCTTAAAATTCCTGGAGCTGTCGACTCAATGATTCCGGTGTGTCGTGATCCCTATTGTACCGGATGTGCCTTAAGCTCTCATATGCTAGGAAAACTTGGTTCGTCCGGTTGTCCAGCGGGTTGTACTCAATGTGATCATCCTGGAAGCAAATCTTACTCTCAGGCTGCTGCAGCCGCATCTCTAGCTGCTAGTCAATCGTCAGCTGCCATGTACGCCCATGCTCAACTAGCGGCACTTGCGGCGGCCTCACAACTGCCCTACGTATGCAACTGGATAGGTAGCGATTCATCATACTGCGGTAAACGATTTGCCGCATCAGAAGAACTGTTTCAACACCTCAGAACTCAACATGCCGCAGGAGTATCAATGTCGGAAGCATTGCTCAACCCGGCAACAGCCGCGGCAGCTGCAGCAGGCCTCCCACCGACTCATCCTCTGTTCCAAAGAACGTATCCCACCCCTCCGCTCAGTCCCATGTCTACTGCCCGCTACCACCCTTACGGCAAGCCACCTCTACTTCCTCCTGCGATGTCTCCAGCATCTCTTGCTGGTATTCCAATGCCTCCACATCCTTCCCTAGCGCAGTATTTTCCACCATACTCTTTCTATGGGGCGCGACTAAACGGGTCTAATAATATGCATCCTTGAATGGGTGTGTATATCAATACAGTTTTGTTCATTTTGTAAATAGTTTATCGTTTTATTTGATGAAATGTTAGTTGTCAATCGAAGTTTTAATGTCCTAAAATGGTACTTTGTCAAACTCTAGGCACTCTTTTGCAATATTTCAGAGAatggaaaaataaaatattttcttgGAAAACCGGTCCCTTTGTTGCCACAATCAAAATATCACCGCCATGTCACAAAGCGATCACTTACAGCTGTTCATCAAAAAGATTCTCAACCGCTGATAACGGAGATGAATGACGATGGTCTGCGCTGTCAACCGTGaaaaaagacacgacgaggagaGGAGGGAACCCATCTTAAAGCGTCAGCCAGTCAAGACAAGCGCTGCCTTTTGGCTGGCTCTATAAACTGTCATCAGAGTTAAAACGTACATCTGGCTGGGTGATAAATCTTGTGTTACGCCATTTCTCTTGACGCGCACTAATTGCGATACTAAAAAGCTCACCAGCGGCGACGCGGCGTTGGTAATAAATTATCCACCCTTGGTCGAGAGAAGCAagaattatcatcatcatcatcattgctgCCTGGGTGAACAGCCCGTTGGCGAGGTAATACTCGTTTCTGTTGGTGGCGTAAGATCTTGAAAATATTTACTATCGCGGTGATTTTGGTGAAATAGAGAATGCTACTGCGAGATTCGAACCAAAAATGAAAAACTTTGTGCTTCAGAGATTTAATTCTTTACCGCCCCgaacaattatctttgaaaagctGAATAAAACACGGAAAAATGTGCCATTTCTTGCTCGGCATCCAGCAAACGAGCGAAATTTCAAATAATacctataaaatattttttctcccataaggcggatacaaatttaattttgactttttgtctactcccccccccccttcaaaaattttgggccagatttagcattttgagggggcagataaataaatatttatcaaaatatcgagtcttgctaaatgttctttaaaaaatccgatgaatttttaatatttttcagattaaatgctttattatttttatccccccccccccccctcgaccagcccaaGAGAGGTGGGactaaaagtgaa contains the following coding sequences:
- the LOC109404739 gene encoding zinc finger protein Elbow produces the protein MLTSSNQYIRPEYLSPLPTTFDSKSSPLALLAQTCSAIGSDSPNPKLLANIEKSTKSNRDKLSPGTLSSGSSNDTPKSSFKPYEPSAITREQTRSPDDNRNVSARHKSPKRSINPPNHQPQNGRCESNQSAASSRASPSNHNRRTPGGSQLQQERTNSPNRASAKDSPNTLPNSSAEPITSKGPMETTSKDLSNSSESSVRASSSAPSSTTVGPPYYSSYGSYPMDLMTASALMSPHHQMLKAAAMNPYFNYAKLKIPGAVDSMIPVCRDPYCTGCALSSHMLGKLGSSGCPAGCTQCDHPGSKSYSQAAAAASLAASQSSAAMYAHAQLAALAAASQLPYVCNWIGSDSSYCGKRFAASEELFQHLRTQHAAGVSMSEALLNPATAAAAAAGLPPTHPLFQRTYPTPPLSPMSTARYHPYGKPPLLPPAMSPASLAGIPMPPHPSLAQYFPPYSFYGARLNGSNNMHP